Below is a genomic region from Methylobacterium sp. FF17.
ACCGGCTCGCCCGTGACCATGGCTTCGTCGACGTAGCTCGCACCGGAGACGAGCACGCCGTCGGCGGCCACCCGCTCGCCGGGCCGGACCCGGACCACGTCGCCGAGCGCGAGCCGCGCCTGCGCCACCTCGGCCTCGCGCCCGTCGCGGATCACCCGCGCGGTGGCGGGCGCGAGCCCGACGAGGCGCGCGATCGCCGCCCCGGTCCGGCCCTTGGCACGGGCCTCGAGGGTGCGGCCGAGCAGGATCAGCGTGACGATGAGGACCGCCGCCTCGAAGTAGAGATGCGCCGTGCCGGGCGGGAGCAGGCTCGGGGCCAGCACCGAGACCAGGGAGTACAGGTAGGCGGCGCCCGACCCGAGGGCCACGAGGGCGTTCATGTCCGGGTGCCCGCGCAGCAGGGCGGGCAGGCCCTGCCGGAAGAAGCGGGCGCCGGGCCCCGCGAGCACGAGGGTGGCGAGCACGGCCTGGACCAGCCCGAGCACGGTAACCCCGAACGCGCCGTGGAGGGCATGGGCGAAGGCCGGGGCGAGGTGCCCGCCCATATCGAGGACGACGATGGGGGCCGACAGGATCGCGGCCCGGACGAGGTCGCGCCACAGCGTCCGCATCTCCTCGGTCCGGCGCGCCGCGAGCGCCCCGGTCGGAGACGTCGCCGCGGGCGCCCCCGTCGTGGACACGTCCGTGTCGCCGGCGCCCAACGCCTCGTAACCGGCCTTGGCGATGGCGGCTTCGAGGTCGGCCCGCGTGACGCTTCCCTCGGGATGGTGAATCTCGGCGCGCCCGGTGACGAGATTGACCGAGACGCGGGTGACGTTCGGCAGAGCGGCCAGCGCCCTCTCGACCCGTCCCACGCAGGACGCGCAGGAGAGGCCGCCCACCTCGATCACGGTCACCGCCTCCGGCACCTCGTATCCGGCCTTCACGATGGCGGCGACCGCCTCTGACGCCGATCCGGTCAGGTGAAGGTCGGCCCGTCCGGTCGCGAGGTTGACCGAGACGTCCGAGGCACCGGGCAGCGCCGCCAGCGCCCGCTCGACGCGACCGACGCAGGATGCGCAGGACAGGCCCTCCACCGGGAGGCTGAGGCGCCGGGCGGATGAGGGCGGCAGGGATGAGGGCGGGGCGGAGTCGAGGGTCGGGCGCAGGTCCATATCCGTCATGTGGGGATTGCGGGCGCGGATCGGTCAAGGATGGCGCGCGGCCAGCGCAGGGCTGATGCGGGCTGTGCGCCGGTCCGAGGGATCGCTCAGTCCTCCGCACCCAGCCAGTCGCGGATCCGGGCATGGATGCGCGCGGGCTGCTCCAGGTGCAGCCAGTGGCTCGCGTCGGGCACGAACTCCAGTTTGCCGCGGTCGCACAGGGCCAGCGCGGCTTCGGCCACGTGGGGTTCGAGGAAGGCGTCGTCGGCGCCCCAGAGGATCAGCGTCGGCGGGGCGATGCGGGCGGGCCGCGTGGAGCGGGGCCGGTGGCGCAGGGCCCGGTAGTAGTTGAGCATGGCGGTGAGCGAGCCCGGATGCGCCCAGGCCTCCGCGTAGCGGTCGAGGGCGCCGGGCTCGAAGGTGCCCGCCCGGGCGCTGCGTGCCATCATGCCCCGCAGGCCGGCGAAGTCGAAGCCGCTCAGGGCCGCCTCCGGGAGCCAGGGCAGCTGGAACAGGGCCACGTAGGTGCTGCGCAGGGCCTGGGTCGGGTGGGTCAGGGCCTGGCCGGCCCAGGTGTCCGGATGCGGGCCGTCCATGAGCACCACGCGGCCAAGGCGCTGCGGGTGCCGGGCCGCCACCCACCAGCCGATCACCGCGCCCCAATCGTGCCCGACGAGGTGGATGCGCTCGGCGCCGAACGCATCCGCCAGCGCCACCACGTCGGCCGCGAGGGTGTCGAGGTGGTAGGCGCCGACCGCCTGGGGTGCGTCGCTGGTGTTGTAGCCGCGCAGGTCCGGCACGACGACGTGGTAGCCCGCCTCCGCCAGGGGCGTGATCTGGTGCCGCCACGCCCACCAGAATTCCGGAAAGCCATGAAGCAGGACGACCACCGGATCGCCGGCCCGCCCCGCCTCGACCACGTGGAGGGAGACGCCGTTGACCGCGTGCCGCGCTTCGCGCCAGCCTGCCTCCAGCAGGGTTTCAGTGTCGGGCATGCACGGGATCCTCGGCGACGGCTCGCCCTGCGAGAACCGGCTCCGTGCCGCCGGGGTCCATGTCGTGGCGTCCATGTGTCAGCGTCCATGTCGCAGGAATCGGTGCCACCGGGGCGCAACGCTGCGGGCGGACCGTGTGACCCGGCCCACCCCGCTCGGTTCGAAGGGAATCGTGCCCGCGATGCGAACGCGATCCCGGCCGTCATCCGCGGCGCCGCCCCCACGCACGGCCTTCGTGCACTGTCTTCGCGCGGGGGGCGGACGCGTGGCTCAGTGGACGCCGCCGCTGGCGCCGATCTCCTCGCCGGTCACCCAGCGGGCATCGTCGGACGCGAGGAAGGCCACGAGGCCGGCGATGTCGTCGGGACGGCCGGCGCGGCCCAGCGGGGTCTGGGCGACCATGCCGGCCTCCATCTCCGAGCCGACGATGCCGGCCGTGTGCGTGCCCTCCGTCACCACGTAGCCGGGGCTGACCACGTTGACCCGGATACCGCGCGGAGCCAGCTCGTTGGCCAGCACGCCCGAGATCGCGTTCACGGCGCCCTTGGTGCCCGTGTAGACCGCCGTGGTCGCCGGCTGCACGCTGGCGGCCACCGACGAGATGTTGATGATGCTGCCGCCCGCGCCGAGGTGCCGGGTGGCCGCCTGCGTGGCGAGCAGGACGCCGAGCACGTTGACGTCGAACAGCCGGCGGTAATGCTCCTCGGTCACCTCCCCGATCGGCGCGAATTCGTAGACGCCGGAATTGTTGACGAGCACGTCGAGGCGGCCGAACTCGGCCACCGCCGCATCGACGAGGGCCTGGGCCTGGGCCGCCTTCGAGACGTCCGCCTGTACCGCGATGGCCCGGCCGCCCTCCGCTGCGATCGCCGCCACCACCGCGTCCGCGCCCGCGCGGCTCGACGCGTAATTCACCACCACCGCCGCGCCGTCCTGCGCCAGGGCCTTGGCGATCGCGGCGCCGATGCCCTTCGAGGCGCCGGTGACGACCGCGACCTTGCCATTCAGCTTCGACATCTGTGCTACTTTCCGATCTGGGCTGGCGCCAGGATGGTCGCCTTGGTCCCATAGTTCGGAATTTCGGAACTAATGGCCCCGGGTTCAAGCCCCCGGGTGCACGCCCCATATGGATTGATCATGAGGCCCCTGGTTCACCCCGCCATCGACGACATCCGGCCGGAGGCGGTCCTTCACGCCCTGTCCGATCCGAACCGCGCGGCGATCTTCGCGCGGATCACGACGGCGGGCTGCGTCGACACCT
It encodes:
- a CDS encoding alpha/beta fold hydrolase, with product MPDTETLLEAGWREARHAVNGVSLHVVEAGRAGDPVVVLLHGFPEFWWAWRHQITPLAEAGYHVVVPDLRGYNTSDAPQAVGAYHLDTLAADVVALADAFGAERIHLVGHDWGAVIGWWVAARHPQRLGRVVLMDGPHPDTWAGQALTHPTQALRSTYVALFQLPWLPEAALSGFDFAGLRGMMARSARAGTFEPGALDRYAEAWAHPGSLTAMLNYYRALRHRPRSTRPARIAPPTLILWGADDAFLEPHVAEAALALCDRGKLEFVPDASHWLHLEQPARIHARIRDWLGAED
- a CDS encoding glucose 1-dehydrogenase; protein product: MSKLNGKVAVVTGASKGIGAAIAKALAQDGAAVVVNYASSRAGADAVVAAIAAEGGRAIAVQADVSKAAQAQALVDAAVAEFGRLDVLVNNSGVYEFAPIGEVTEEHYRRLFDVNVLGVLLATQAATRHLGAGGSIINISSVAASVQPATTAVYTGTKGAVNAISGVLANELAPRGIRVNVVSPGYVVTEGTHTAGIVGSEMEAGMVAQTPLGRAGRPDDIAGLVAFLASDDARWVTGEEIGASGGVH